In Pseudomonas sp. Leaf58, one DNA window encodes the following:
- a CDS encoding sigma-54-dependent Fis family transcriptional regulator — MARQLITNAHDPLHDSRQARLKLASEGELPLGMLRDEIDASWRRSLGHGLDCLQGEQVGLGLEQGHDLRLLLERNRLLVDAVTPELDYLVARQGKAGIVILGDAQANVLAIEGQTHVLSREGLRDLHPGSCWSESLRGTNAIGTAVVEGRPTLINCGEHYLDRLSPFSCTSVPLRDPRGEVIGVLDITREGVMAQPQDSLSTLMLAAGNIESRLFGLCHPEQLVLAFHSRPQYLNSAWHGLLALSLDGEVLAANDSACQLLQVPRSELIGRRSTDLLGERSPAFIARLWQGGVSSVQTAKGEFYFRALQLPRHGRVNGSTPPSKPALSKQSPALEALAGGDPRLARNLRMARQGLGNGLPVLLLGETGTGKEVVARALHQASPRADKPFVAVNCAAIPEGLIESELFGYREGAFTGSRRGGMVGRLMQAHGGTLFLDEIGDMPLALQARLLRVLQERRVAPLGAGDEQDIDVALICATHRDLKRLVQEQHFREDLYYRVNGVSLRLPALRERDDLGAIIQGLLDKSVARGVTLDPALSALLEGFDWPGNIRQLEMVVRTALAMREDGEQVLTLDHLTDCLLDELAYSTAPSGSLKDNELEQIRGALARHQGNVSAAAEALGISRATLYRKLKQLRS, encoded by the coding sequence ATGGCGCGACAACTAATAACAAACGCCCACGACCCGCTGCATGACTCCCGCCAGGCCCGCCTGAAGCTGGCCAGCGAAGGCGAGCTGCCGCTGGGCATGCTGCGCGACGAGATCGACGCCTCGTGGCGCCGCAGCCTGGGCCATGGCCTGGATTGCCTGCAGGGCGAGCAGGTCGGCCTGGGCCTGGAACAGGGCCACGACCTGCGCCTGCTGCTGGAGCGCAACCGGCTGCTGGTCGACGCCGTCACCCCAGAGCTGGACTACCTGGTCGCGCGCCAGGGCAAGGCCGGTATCGTCATCCTCGGCGATGCCCAGGCCAACGTGCTGGCCATCGAAGGCCAGACCCACGTGCTTAGCCGCGAGGGCCTGCGCGACCTGCACCCGGGCAGCTGCTGGAGCGAGTCGCTGCGTGGCACCAATGCCATCGGCACCGCCGTGGTCGAAGGCCGCCCGACGCTGATCAACTGCGGCGAACATTACCTCGACCGCCTCAGCCCGTTCTCCTGCACCTCGGTCCCCCTGCGCGACCCGCGCGGGGAAGTGATCGGTGTGCTCGACATCACCCGCGAAGGGGTGATGGCACAACCGCAGGACAGCCTGTCGACGCTGATGCTGGCCGCCGGCAACATCGAAAGCCGGCTGTTCGGCTTGTGCCACCCAGAGCAGTTGGTGCTGGCCTTCCACAGCCGCCCGCAATACCTCAACAGCGCCTGGCATGGCCTGCTGGCACTTAGCCTGGACGGTGAAGTACTGGCCGCCAACGACAGCGCCTGCCAATTGCTGCAGGTGCCGCGCAGTGAATTGATTGGCAGGCGTAGCACCGACCTGCTCGGCGAACGTTCGCCGGCCTTCATCGCGCGCTTGTGGCAGGGCGGAGTGAGCAGTGTGCAAACCGCCAAGGGCGAGTTTTACTTCCGTGCCTTGCAGTTGCCACGCCATGGCCGGGTCAACGGCAGTACGCCGCCGAGCAAGCCGGCGCTGAGCAAACAGTCGCCTGCACTAGAGGCCTTGGCCGGTGGCGACCCACGCCTGGCGCGCAACCTGCGCATGGCCCGTCAAGGGCTGGGCAATGGCCTGCCGGTGCTGCTGCTGGGCGAGACGGGTACCGGTAAGGAGGTCGTCGCCCGAGCTCTACACCAAGCCAGCCCGCGCGCCGACAAACCGTTCGTGGCGGTCAACTGCGCGGCTATCCCCGAAGGGCTGATCGAGTCCGAACTGTTCGGCTACCGCGAGGGGGCCTTCACCGGCTCGCGTCGGGGCGGCATGGTCGGCCGGCTGATGCAGGCCCACGGCGGCACGCTGTTCCTCGACGAAATCGGCGACATGCCGTTGGCTTTGCAGGCGCGCCTGCTGCGGGTATTGCAGGAGCGCCGCGTGGCGCCGCTAGGGGCGGGCGACGAGCAGGATATCGACGTGGCACTGATTTGCGCCACTCACCGTGACCTCAAGCGCTTGGTACAAGAACAACACTTCCGCGAAGACCTGTACTACCGGGTCAACGGCGTGTCGCTGCGCTTGCCGGCATTGCGCGAGCGCGATGACCTGGGCGCGATCATCCAGGGCCTGCTAGATAAGTCCGTAGCCCGTGGGGTAACCCTCGACCCTGCGCTTAGTGCGCTGCTCGAAGGCTTCGACTGGCCGGGCAACATCCGCCAGCTGGAAATGGTCGTGCGCACGGCGCTGGCGATGCGCGAGGACGGCGAGCAGGTGCTGACCCTTGACCACCTCACCGACTGCCTGCTGGACGAGCTGGCCTACAGCACGGCGCCCTCTGGAAGCCTCAAGGACAACGAACTGGAACAGATCCGCGGCGCCCTCGCGCGCCACCAGGGCAACGTTTCCGCTGCCGCCGAAGCACTGGGCATCAGCCGGGCGACGCTGTACCGCAAACTCAAACAGTTGCGCAGCTGA